The Tachyglossus aculeatus isolate mTacAcu1 chromosome 22, mTacAcu1.pri, whole genome shotgun sequence genome window below encodes:
- the LOC119944008 gene encoding olfactory receptor 4S2-like produces the protein MEKINNVTEFELLGFSQNVQVQKACFVIFFLFYAINLVGNSLIMLTICFGKLYRSPMYFFLIFLSLLDLCYSSFTAPKMIRDLISERKTISFQGCMMQLFGVHFFGSTEIFLLTVMAYDRYVAICKPLHYVKIMNWSACNKMLVGTWVGGFIHSIIQLSLVVQLPFCGPNVIDHYFCDVHPMLKLACANAYVAGVVDMANTGTITLGPFLILIFSYSIILWSLRHQSKEGRRKALSTCVSHIVVVIIFFGPCIFIYMRPDVTFSIDKMVAIFYTIITPMLNPLIYTLRNEVVKNAMKKLWSRKVVVQK, from the coding sequence ATGGAAAAGATAAACAATGTCACGGAATTTGAGCTCTTGGGATTTTCTCAGAACGTACAAGTGCAGAAGGCATGTTTTGTGATATTTTTCCTCTTTTATGCCATCAACCTTGTGGGAAACAGCCTCATCATGCTGACCATCTGTTTCGGAAAACTCTACCGgtcacctatgtacttcttcctcatctttctgtctctgttaGATCTTTGCTACTCCTCCTTCACGGCCCCCAAGATGATCAGAGACCTGATCTCTGAGAGGAAAACCATCTCCTTTCAGGGGTGTATGATGCAACTTTTTGGTGTTCATTTCTTTGGTTCCACCGAGATCTTCCTCCTCACAGTGATGGCCTACGACCGTTATGTAgccatctgcaaacccctccATTATGTGAAGATCATGAACTGGTCTGCATGCAATAAAATGCTTGTGGGTACATGGGTTGGGGGCTTCATCCACTCCATCATTCAGTTGTCCCTGGTTGTCCAgctgcccttctgtgggcctaatgtgATCGATCACTATTTTTGCGACGTCCATCCCATGCTGAAACTCGCCTGTGCCAATGCCTATGTAGCCGGTGTTGTAGACATGGCCAATACTGGGACGATCACTCTGGGGCCCTTTCTCATCTTGATCTTCTCTTATTCCATCATACTGTGGTCCCTGAGACATCAGAGCAAAGAAGGGCGGCGAAAAGCTCTCTCTACCTGTGTTTCTCACATCGTTGTGGTCATCATCTTCTTTGGTCCCTGTATTTTTATATACATGCGACCAGATGTCACCTTTTCAATAGATAAAATGGTTGCCATATTTTATACCATCATCACCCCCATGTTAAACCCTCtgatctacactctgaggaatgAAGTGGTGAAGAATGCCATGAAGAAGTTGTGGAGTAGGAAAGTGGTTGTGCAAAAATGA